A part of Oncorhynchus kisutch isolate 150728-3 linkage group LG2, Okis_V2, whole genome shotgun sequence genomic DNA contains:
- the LOC109906374 gene encoding retinol-binding protein 1 isoform X1, whose amino-acid sequence MSKPNYTGTFHMVSQDNFENYLAALDINFALRKIVCMLKPTKQIVHDPATGSMKIRTLTTFKDFDMDFKLGQVFTEDLGPVDGRVCQTTVDWEGDKLVCVQRGEKEGRGWTHWLEGDKLHLEMRVGDVVARQLFKKAD is encoded by the exons ATGTCTAAACCAAATTACACAGGAACCTTTCACATGGTGTCTCAAGATAACTTCGAGAACTACCTCGCAGCTTTGG aTATTAATTTTGCCTTGCGGAAGATAGTGTGTATGTTGAAGCCCACTAAACAGATAGTCCACGACCCGGCCACGGGCAGTATGAAGATCCGCACACTCACCACCTTTAAGGACTTTGATATGGATTTCAAACTGGGTCAGGTCTTCACCGAGGACCTGGGACCTGTGGATGGACGAGTCTGTCAG ACCACAGTGGACTGGGAGGGTGATAAGCTGGTGTGTgttcagagaggagagaaggagggaagaggatgGACACACTGGCTGGAGGGAGACAAGCTACACTTG GAGATGAGAGTTGGAGATGTGGTCGCCAGGCAACTCTTCAAGAAGGCAGACTGA
- the LOC109906374 gene encoding retinol-binding protein 1 isoform X2, with translation MVSQDNFENYLAALDINFALRKIVCMLKPTKQIVHDPATGSMKIRTLTTFKDFDMDFKLGQVFTEDLGPVDGRVCQTTVDWEGDKLVCVQRGEKEGRGWTHWLEGDKLHLEMRVGDVVARQLFKKAD, from the exons ATGGTGTCTCAAGATAACTTCGAGAACTACCTCGCAGCTTTGG aTATTAATTTTGCCTTGCGGAAGATAGTGTGTATGTTGAAGCCCACTAAACAGATAGTCCACGACCCGGCCACGGGCAGTATGAAGATCCGCACACTCACCACCTTTAAGGACTTTGATATGGATTTCAAACTGGGTCAGGTCTTCACCGAGGACCTGGGACCTGTGGATGGACGAGTCTGTCAG ACCACAGTGGACTGGGAGGGTGATAAGCTGGTGTGTgttcagagaggagagaaggagggaagaggatgGACACACTGGCTGGAGGGAGACAAGCTACACTTG GAGATGAGAGTTGGAGATGTGGTCGCCAGGCAACTCTTCAAGAAGGCAGACTGA
- the LOC109906374 gene encoding retinol-binding protein 1 isoform X3 translates to MTLDTDRDINFALRKIVCMLKPTKQIVHDPATGSMKIRTLTTFKDFDMDFKLGQVFTEDLGPVDGRVCQTTVDWEGDKLVCVQRGEKEGRGWTHWLEGDKLHLEMRVGDVVARQLFKKAD, encoded by the exons ATGACCCTGGACAcagacaggg aTATTAATTTTGCCTTGCGGAAGATAGTGTGTATGTTGAAGCCCACTAAACAGATAGTCCACGACCCGGCCACGGGCAGTATGAAGATCCGCACACTCACCACCTTTAAGGACTTTGATATGGATTTCAAACTGGGTCAGGTCTTCACCGAGGACCTGGGACCTGTGGATGGACGAGTCTGTCAG ACCACAGTGGACTGGGAGGGTGATAAGCTGGTGTGTgttcagagaggagagaaggagggaagaggatgGACACACTGGCTGGAGGGAGACAAGCTACACTTG GAGATGAGAGTTGGAGATGTGGTCGCCAGGCAACTCTTCAAGAAGGCAGACTGA